From Actinomycetota bacterium, one genomic window encodes:
- the nadC gene encoding carboxylating nicotinate-nucleotide diphosphorylase yields the protein MPSPEPAEVAGDDAWDRVGAQPTGEAAEAAAAPVRPEPAVDVDGDETARGLRRVVVRALAEDLGPLGDLTSQACVPPQQHATARIVSRQPGVVAGVAAIREVYAHVDPRVEVELDAADGDAVQAGDPLATVRGPLRAILAGERTALNIVGHLSGIATTVRSYVDAVAGTGCAIRDTRQATPGLRLLEKAAVRAAGGTNGRIGLHDALLVNQHHIAAAGGVGPAARAALERAGTRPVQVQVTAADEIEQAIVAGATDLLLRGLTPHDVRVAVEGIAGRARVEVSGPISVSEARAYADAGVDGIAVGPRTGAGWLDVGLEVAAEPDEAPVPGSDDVGEDWLFGPPENG from the coding sequence GTGCCGTCACCCGAGCCGGCCGAAGTGGCGGGCGACGACGCCTGGGACCGGGTGGGCGCTCAACCGACCGGCGAGGCCGCCGAGGCCGCGGCTGCCCCGGTGCGGCCCGAACCAGCCGTCGACGTCGATGGCGACGAGACCGCCCGTGGCCTGCGGCGGGTGGTGGTCCGTGCGTTGGCTGAGGACCTCGGGCCCCTCGGGGACCTCACGTCCCAGGCCTGCGTCCCACCGCAGCAGCATGCGACCGCGCGGATCGTGTCGCGCCAACCCGGCGTGGTGGCCGGCGTGGCGGCGATCCGAGAGGTCTACGCGCACGTCGATCCCCGCGTCGAGGTCGAGCTGGACGCCGCCGACGGTGACGCCGTGCAGGCCGGCGACCCGCTCGCAACCGTCCGCGGCCCGCTCCGCGCGATCCTCGCCGGTGAGCGGACCGCCCTGAACATCGTCGGTCACCTGTCGGGTATCGCCACCACCGTCCGCTCCTACGTCGACGCCGTCGCAGGGACCGGCTGCGCCATCCGTGACACGCGCCAGGCGACCCCCGGCCTGCGGCTGCTGGAGAAGGCCGCCGTCCGCGCCGCAGGTGGGACCAACGGACGCATCGGCCTGCACGATGCTCTGCTGGTCAACCAGCACCACATCGCGGCGGCCGGCGGCGTCGGGCCAGCCGCCCGCGCAGCGCTCGAGCGCGCCGGGACCCGGCCCGTGCAGGTCCAGGTCACCGCAGCCGACGAGATCGAACAGGCCATCGTTGCCGGCGCCACCGACCTGCTCCTGCGCGGCCTCACGCCCCACGACGTCCGCGTCGCCGTGGAGGGGATCGCCGGCCGCGCCCGGGTCGAGGTCAGCGGCCCGATCAGCGTCAGCGAGGCCCGCGCCTACGCTGACGCCGGCGTGGACGGCATCGCGGTCGGTCCCCGCACCGGCGCCGGGTGGCTCGACGTCGGGCTGGAGGTGGCGGCGGAGCCGGACGAGGCACCCGTCCCCGGCAGCGACGACGTCGGCGAGGACTGGCTGTTCGGACCGCCTGAGAACGGCTGA